The Oncorhynchus mykiss isolate Arlee chromosome 5, USDA_OmykA_1.1, whole genome shotgun sequence DNA window GTTATTGCAACATCACACTCTATTCTAGTAAACCAGTAAGAGAAGGACAATCACCTCCGGACAGGAGCAGCAGACCTGAGTTAGTCGTGAGACAGAAGATAACTTTCCAGACCAGTTCACCGTGTCAGCAGCTGTGAAGGGGGTCAAAGACTAACGGTAAAGATCAAACCAGAAAATTAAAGTTATTGTACACTCGACCTTCAGAGTGATTGTTCCCTAAGTGAAATATGCAATTACATGCTAAAACGTGACAATAGGATCTCGCAGCCTCATGCTTGCTCTGCACAACAATAATACCCATTGTAAAAGCCCATCTGAACTATCTTGGCTTAACGATAAGAATCTTTCACCATTTCCTACCGAACTACCTCCTCACTAGGTACAGACGTCAGTTCTACGTCCACTTTGGATTAACATTTGTTTGAGTTGTCAACGAACcttgaattcaacgtgaaatcaacaacaaattttcaccatgtcattggattgaGGTTAGAAGTTGGATGAAAAAATACTAAATGCCCTTACATTGGTAACTTTTTGCAAATCTTATCCGTTTttcacattgattcaacgtcatcacattgctTTTTTtgtggttgaaatgacgtggaagcAAACACACAGACTAttttgattcaaacagtttttgccTAGTGGGTCATGTTTTCAACTTACTGATCAACAATGGAGACACCTGTCCCTGAGCTGCTGCTGGCCACTCTAGAGGACAACCTGTGTGAAAAAAAACTGAAGAAATTCAAATGGCACCTGGTCCAGGGTGTAAAAGGTTTCTCTCAACACATCCCAAAGGCCCGGCTGGACAAAGCCGACCACCAGGACACTGTGGATAAGATGGTGGAGACTTACGGCCTTGAGGGCGCAAAGATGATCACACTGGAGGTCCTGAAGAAGATGAAGCTGATTGATCTCACTAATATGTGGACAGAACCAGCAGGTTAgatgatttaaaaacatataaAGGGATAATAGATAGTCATATTGTGTTAGTATTGAAATAGCTATGGTCTGGCTCTGGCCTGTTCAAGAACTATAAGTTATACCCATTAGCGTATGTGATGTTCATGACAATATTATGATGCCATACAGTTAATGTGTTCAGAATGTATTGCCAAAATTAATGGTGTCAATGTACGTACATTTTGTTTTAATAAAGGTTTGGGGTTGGTGCTCCATTGTAATTTTAGCACGGCTGTGATGGTCGATGGTATTACTTGGATAGCGCCTTTTTATATATGACCTCAGCACGTGCTTAAAAGCCATGCTAAAACCACCATGAatcacacagcctctctctcccctctctctctctcagcccggAGTAGTCCAGCAGTGGTTCAGAAAGTCAGAGGTGAGCAATACAAATGAACACAACGGCTACGATTGACACGTGGCACGTCATATTCTATGAAGTGGTTTTCTGGTTGAGAACCAGATAAGACGTCTTATTTCTTTCACGACAAAATCAAATCGTCCTAGAGagaatactgcaaagttgctacTTTTCATACAACAATTACAAAACATGACCAaaagacaacataatgatgtCAAACACATGCAGTTATCATGACCATTATATAAATAACTAGTGGCACTGTGCCCTGCGGGCAGTCAGTCATCTGATTAATGCAATTCCATGCAAATTCATCTGATGACTGTaaccataaaaaaaaatatttaaaaaatatgacTGAAATTACCACAGAATCTTTAACTCAACCCATCTACTAATAAACTATGGTCAACTTCCTGTCTATTTGAAATGTAATGATTATTTTGCTTATGATCATGTGTTGAGCTATTCAATTGTCATGGACAATTATTTTGTTGCAAatgcagaaaaaaaagaaaataattgTTAGGCTACTCATTTGAAATCCTCAGGTGGACACCTTGTGTGACCAATAGTCTGTGTGAGACCTGGCACAGTAAAATCATTTTGTTGCAAAAGCGACTGCCTCCCATACATCATAGAACACTCTTCAGCatcatttaaataaaataaaataaaaaaaatgttttacccatACTCCAGCAAGCTATCACAGGTGTGTAGAATCTGTAGAAAAGCTTTTCTTGTGCCGAGTTGCGGTAGCTCTGAAAAGTCCTGAAATCGGATCTTTGGGCTTCGTTTGGATGGCACATGGGAGTTACCACAGGTTATGTTGATGAGTCCTACCTTTTACCTGGGCCATTTCCCATATTGGCCTAGAACATATAGGCTACACTACAGGCTTATCAGTTTTGGAAACCAAATCTAGCCGAGGCTACTTATTAGCCTACTGTCTGGAATTTATCTGGCGTTGGTCTGCAAATGTGATCAAAGATGCATGTGTTTTATTATAGGCTAAAAGTGTAAAGAATAAACTGAATCTTTGTTTTCCCTTGCAATTGAAGATGAACTGAAATCGTACCTAAAGAAGAAGTATGACCAAATATATGAGGGGACGTCAAAGAAAGGGGATTTCGTCTATCTAAACAAGATCTACACTGAGCTTTACGTGATAGATGGGGCCATGGGAGGGGTCAGTGGGGATCATGAGGTCAGATGTCTGGATTCCAGAACACCAGCCACAGAAGAGACCGTTAAGCTCAGTGAAATATTCAAACCCCAGCCTGATCAGAAGAAACGAATCAGAACAGTGCTTTCACTGGGCATCGCTGGCGTGGGAAAAACTGTCTCTGTACAGAAGTTTATTCTCGACTGGACAGAAGGAAAGGAGAACCAGGACATTGACTTCATCATTCCACTTCCTTTTCGCCAAATCAATAAAATAAGAGAAGAAGACTGCAGTCTGATTGACCTGCTTCATCAGTTCTTCCCCTTCATGGAACCAATCAATACTCTGGAGGAAGGTTTTAAggttctgttcatctttgatggtctggatgagagTCGACTCCCTCTGGCCCTTAATCATAATAAAGATGTGGCTAAAGACACAAAAACAGCTCCGCTGGACGTCCTGATCACAAACCTCATCACAGGACAGCTCCTCCCTTCTGCTCTCATCTGGATAACCTCCCGACCTGCAGCAGCCAATCAGATTGATCGAAACTACATCCACCAGTGGACTGAGATACGAGGTTTCAATGACCCTCAGAAGGAGGAGTACTTCAGGAAGAGATTCTGTAATGATGACCAGGCCTACAGAATCATCAACCATATAAAGTCTTCAAGGAGCCTCCACATTATGTGTCACATACCAGTGTTTTGTTGGATTTCAGCCACTGTTCTGAATGATATCCTGGGTAAAACAAAGAGTGGAGAGATGCCAAAGACTCTGACTAAAATGTACGAACACTTCCTGCTCTGCCAGACTGATAAAATGACAGAACAGAAGTATCCCACAGGTAGTAAAAACGCTGTCCTTCAACTAGCAAAACTAGCATTCTGTCAACTGCAAAAAGGACAATTGATTTTCTATGAGAAAGACCTGCGAGAGAGTGGTATTGACATTGAGGTGGCTATAGTGTACTCGGGTGTGTGCACTGAAATATTTCTGGAGGAGGAGAAAGTTTTTAGCTTTGTGCATCTGAGTGTTCAGGAGTTCCTTGCAGCTCTATATGCTTACCACTGTCACACAACAGACAACAACAATGTACTTCTCCCAAAGCTGACAAGGAAACATTCAATATTTTGTTTTGAATGTATTCCACAGTCTTGGAAATCTGTGTTTGACTTACATAAGACGGCAATCGACAAAGCCTTAGAGAGCCAGAATGGACACTTGGACCTTTTTCTCCGCTTCCTGCTTGGTCTttcactggagtccaatcagagACTCCTGAGTGGAATCCTACCAGAGacaaaggacagagaggacattgaGAAAACAGTCAGCTACATCAAGGAAAAAATCAGAGAGGACCTTTCTCCAGAGAAGAGCATCAACCTGTTCCACTGTCTGAGTGAGCTGAAGAATGAGTCTCTGGTGCTGGAGATCCAGAACTATCTGAGATCGGGGAGTCTGCCAGTGAATAACCTGTCACCTACACAGTGGTCAGCACTTACCTTTGTGTTAATGACATCTGAGGAAACACAAGAGgtgtttgacctgaagaaatacATCAGATCAGAGGAGGGCCTCCTGAAGCTGTTGGCAGTCATCACCTCCTGCAGGTGTGCTCTGTAAGTAGGCTACTAAAGTTAAAGTTGATCTTTGTATATCCCAGGGACAGAAGTTATATTTTGGCCTCCGTAAAAtcatcaaatcgtatttgtcacatgcgccaaatacaacaggtgtaggtagaccttacagtgaaatgcttaaaaaaagcccttaaccaacaatgcagttttaagtaaataaaataacacttttttttagagtaacaaataattaaagagcagcagtaaaataacaatagcgaggctatatacagggggtaccggtacagagtcaatatgctggggcaccagttagtcaaggtaattgtggtaatatgtacagtacatgtaggtagagttaaagtaacaTTCACGTTTGATTTTCTTTCCAAAGTATAATTGAATTGCACCATCCTTACTAATTTCAAGTGCTTGCCACTAGAAGGGTAATGACATGGATGtgccattcaaaatgtaaaaatCTAAAGCAGACACCTCCATCAGAGAGAGTGATAGCTCCTCAGTAGACGATGGACCTGATCGGACagctcagagcttctgctcttttccgtccataaaaaaaacaaatggatTGGTGGAAGAGGCAGGGAGAGTGATAGATCCGGGAGGGATACTATTACTTTATACAAAGGTTGGGTCTAATCTTGcacgctgattggttaaaaccgcattccagccggtgtctattccagaagttaccaccggctaaaactatgacgttgaaatgcctatttactctgttccatctcactgcgcaatccactgtctcatcagctcaACCAGACAAGTATAAACGTTATCccccatttcttttagactagcaaTTGGTTTTCAGTAGCGGAGATTTGTAAAACACTTgcggtctgtctctctgacatttgcaacattgtttcaatattgaaattcgatctccagctgtccca harbors:
- the LOC110523169 gene encoding NACHT, LRR and PYD domains-containing protein 3 isoform X1; translation: METPVPELLLATLEDNLCEKKLKKFKWHLVQGVKGFSQHIPKARLDKADHQDTVDKMVETYGLEGAKMITLEVLKKMKLIDLTNMWTEPAARSSPAVVQKVRDELKSYLKKKYDQIYEGTSKKGDFVYLNKIYTELYVIDGAMGGVSGDHEVRCLDSRTPATEETVKLSEIFKPQPDQKKRIRTVLSLGIAGVGKTVSVQKFILDWTEGKENQDIDFIIPLPFRQINKIREEDCSLIDLLHQFFPFMEPINTLEEGFKVLFIFDGLDESRLPLALNHNKDVAKDTKTAPLDVLITNLITGQLLPSALIWITSRPAAANQIDRNYIHQWTEIRGFNDPQKEEYFRKRFCNDDQAYRIINHIKSSRSLHIMCHIPVFCWISATVLNDILGKTKSGEMPKTLTKMYEHFLLCQTDKMTEQKYPTGSKNAVLQLAKLAFCQLQKGQLIFYEKDLRESGIDIEVAIVYSGVCTEIFLEEEKVFSFVHLSVQEFLAALYAYHCHTTDNNNVLLPKLTRKHSIFCFECIPQSWKSVFDLHKTAIDKALESQNGHLDLFLRFLLGLSLESNQRLLSGILPETKDREDIEKTVSYIKEKIREDLSPEKSINLFHCLSELKNESLVLEIQNYLRSGSLPVNNLSPTQWSALTFVLMTSEETQEVFDLKKYIRSEEGLLKLLAVITSCRCALLDSCNLTARCCEMLAKAIGSNSSYMRELDLSDNDLQDSGVKLLSAGLRSPICKLETLRLNRCNLTKNCCVALASALTARSNTSHLRKLDLSDNNLQDSGVQKLSDRLNDPQCKLETLGLSLCGVTEKGCAYLASALRSNPSHLKELDLSYNHPGDSGVKLLSAGQHTVRFHPGGEYWFSVRYACNLTLDPNTTFRNLSLSEENRKVTWVTTKQPYPDHPERFHYYAQVLCREGLTGRCYWEVEWSGNRVEIGMTYKGISRRGQVDDCVLGHNDKSWCLDCDGNQYTAWHNDEDTAISVSSRSNRVGVSLIWSDGSLSFYSISSSNTLTHLYTFHTKFTEPLYPGFYITNNSSVTLCHRYRMRSSQAQFPPHIGKSLIDYATE
- the LOC110523169 gene encoding NACHT, LRR and PYD domains-containing protein 3 isoform X2; protein product: MVETYGLEGAKMITLEVLKKMKLIDLTNMWTEPAARSSPAVVQKVRDELKSYLKKKYDQIYEGTSKKGDFVYLNKIYTELYVIDGAMGGVSGDHEVRCLDSRTPATEETVKLSEIFKPQPDQKKRIRTVLSLGIAGVGKTVSVQKFILDWTEGKENQDIDFIIPLPFRQINKIREEDCSLIDLLHQFFPFMEPINTLEEGFKVLFIFDGLDESRLPLALNHNKDVAKDTKTAPLDVLITNLITGQLLPSALIWITSRPAAANQIDRNYIHQWTEIRGFNDPQKEEYFRKRFCNDDQAYRIINHIKSSRSLHIMCHIPVFCWISATVLNDILGKTKSGEMPKTLTKMYEHFLLCQTDKMTEQKYPTGSKNAVLQLAKLAFCQLQKGQLIFYEKDLRESGIDIEVAIVYSGVCTEIFLEEEKVFSFVHLSVQEFLAALYAYHCHTTDNNNVLLPKLTRKHSIFCFECIPQSWKSVFDLHKTAIDKALESQNGHLDLFLRFLLGLSLESNQRLLSGILPETKDREDIEKTVSYIKEKIREDLSPEKSINLFHCLSELKNESLVLEIQNYLRSGSLPVNNLSPTQWSALTFVLMTSEETQEVFDLKKYIRSEEGLLKLLAVITSCRCALLDSCNLTARCCEMLAKAIGSNSSYMRELDLSDNDLQDSGVKLLSAGLRSPICKLETLRLNRCNLTKNCCVALASALTARSNTSHLRKLDLSDNNLQDSGVQKLSDRLNDPQCKLETLGLSLCGVTEKGCAYLASALRSNPSHLKELDLSYNHPGDSGVKLLSAGQHTVRFHPGGEYWFSVRYACNLTLDPNTTFRNLSLSEENRKVTWVTTKQPYPDHPERFHYYAQVLCREGLTGRCYWEVEWSGNRVEIGMTYKGISRRGQVDDCVLGHNDKSWCLDCDGNQYTAWHNDEDTAISVSSRSNRVGVSLIWSDGSLSFYSISSSNTLTHLYTFHTKFTEPLYPGFYITNNSSVTLCHRYRMRSSQAQFPPHIGKSLIDYATE